One part of the Phoenix dactylifera cultivar Barhee BC4 chromosome 4, palm_55x_up_171113_PBpolish2nd_filt_p, whole genome shotgun sequence genome encodes these proteins:
- the LOC103706849 gene encoding golgin candidate 5 isoform X2, with protein sequence MAWLGKVSLGGFPDLAGAVTKLSESVKNIEKNFDSALGLEEKPEAKAEGSGAWEAASERKGLFDLGGFMGHIGDGSAPEASVEAESLVKEESSVKAETSVKDESSEYPSAYDSITNERLPTSTAETIASVEMEKEDSESKDENVDPHKVDISSNAPGELDEDRVDAKSDHSQAENNLSTARSIDVVDSVLTLQNIADAEVGTVNELQPGDSMLTSTDGLERIESNAPSTPNELHHIKDSQVNQDKHEMEPEQLVDKGSPDQADVLNNGQVSLETEFSSVIPVGMPKHETAEEQSEDHIPNSISSEQDPAVTPESISHDTDASSESVEMSFQGKDLETDEKKQSSSTTVNVPGSTDPLVETEKVKKEMKMMEAALQGAARQAQAKADEIARLMNENEQLKSTIDDLKRKSTEAEIDALREEYHQRVASLERKVYALTRERDTLRREHSRKSDAAALLKEKDEIINQVMAEGEELSKKQAAQEATIRKLRAQIREFEEEKQRLNSKLQVEESKVESIKRDKAATEKLLQETIERNQVELAAQKEFYTNALNAAKEAEALAEARANNEARIELESRLREASEREAMLVQTLEELRQTLSRTEQQAAFREEMLRRDIDDLQKRYQASELRYNELITQVPESTRPLLRQIEAMQETTARRAEAWAGVERALNSRLQEAEAKAAAAEERVRALNERLSQSLSRITVLETQITCLRTEQTQLSRSLEKERQRASESRQEYLAAVEEAATQEGRAKQLEDEIKELRSKHKKELQDEVTHKELLEKELERERNARLELEKAASRELPVAANQDPRNVPSHKLSSAKSLSSMEESLFLQASLDSSDNFLSERRISGETSMSPYFLKSMTPSAFEAALRQKDGEISSYMSRLASLESIRDSLAEELVKMTEQCEKLQAEAAVLPGLRAELEALRRRHSSALELMGERDEELEELRADIVDLKEMYREQVDLLVNRIQMFSSSAGAS encoded by the exons ATGGCGTGGTTGGGGAAGGTCTCATTGGGAGGCTTCCCAGATCTTGCCGGGGCGGTGACGAAACTGAGCGAGAGTGTGAAGAACATCGAGAAGAATTTTGATAGCGCTCTTGGTTTGGAGGAGAAACCAGAAGCTAAAGCTGAAG GTTCGGGAGCATGGGAAGCAGCGTCAGAAAGGAAAGGGCTTTTTGATCTGGGGGGTTTTATGGGGCATATAGGAGATGGAAGTGCTCCTGAAGCATCAGTAGAAGCAGAATCCTTGGTAAAAGAAGAATCATCAGTAAAAGCTGAAACATCAGTGAAAGATGAATCTTCAGAATATCCTTCAGCTTATGATAGTATTACTAATGAACGATTACCTACATCTACGGCGGAAACAATTGCTTCTGTTGAGATGGAAAAAGAAGATTCTGAAAGCAAGGATGAAAATGTTGATCCTCATAAAGTAGATATTTCATCTAATGCACCTGGAGAACTTGATGAAGACAGAGTTGATGCTAAATCAGATCATTCACAAGCTGAGAACAATTTATCTACTGCTAGGAGTATTGATGTAGTAGATTCTGTTCTTACATTACAGAATATAGCAGATGCTGAGGTGGGAACCGTCAATGAATTACAGCCAGGAGATTCCATGCTAACAAGCACAGATGGCTTAGAACGAATTGAGAGCAATGCCCCATCTACACCAAATGAGTTGCATCATATAAAGGATTCACAGGTAAATCAAGACAAACATGAGATGGAACCTGAACAACTTGTTGATAAAGGTTCTCCTGATCAGGCTGATGTTTTAAATAATGGGCAAGTGAGCCTTGAAACAGAGTTTTCAAGTGTGATACCAGTTGGTATGCCAAAGCATGAAACTGCTGAAGAACAATCTGAGGATCACATTCCAAATTCTATCAGCTCTGAGCAGGATCCAGCAGTAACTCCTGAATCTATATCTCATGATACCGATGCATCTAGTGAGTCAGTGGAAATGAGCTTCCAAGGGAAGGATCTTGAAACTGATGAGAAGAAGCAGTCATCGAGCACAACAGTGAATGTACCAGGTTCCACAGATCCTTTAGTTGAAACAGAGAAGGTGAAAAAGGAAATGAAAATGATGGAAGCTGCATTGCAAGGTGCTGCTAGGCAAGCCCAG GCCAAAGCTGATGAAATTGCAAGACTTATGAATGAGAATGAACAGTTAAAATCTACCATTGATGATCTGAAG AGAAAATCCACAGAAGCAGAAATCGATGCATTACGAGAGGAATATCATCAAAGGGTGGCATCTCTTGAAAGGAAG GTTTATGCTCTCACCAGGGAAAGGGATACGTTAAGGAGAGAACATAGTAGAAAAAGTGATGCAGCTGCTCTTCTGAAAGAGAAAGATGAGATAATCAATCAAGTTATGGCTGAAG GTGAAGAACTATCTAAAAAGCAAGCTGCCCAAGAAGCAACTATCAGGAAACTAAGGGCACAG ATCAGGGAGTTTGAGGAAGAAAAGCAAAGGCTCAACTCAAAGCTTCAG GTTGAGGAGTCAAAAGTGGAGAGTATTAAAAGAGACAAGGCAGCAACTGAAAAGTTGCTGCAAGAAACCATAGAGAGAAATCAAGTGGAACTTGCTGCTCAGAAAGAATTTTATACCAATGCACTTAACGCAGCCAAGGAGGCTGAAGCATTAGCAGAGGCACGGGCCAACAATGAAGCCAGAATAGAGCTCGAGAGTCGCTTGAGAGAAGCTAGTGAACGGGAAGCTATGCTGGTTCAAACACTTGAGGAGCTGAGGCAAACTCTGAGCAGAACAGAGCAACAG GCAGCTTTCAGAGAAGAAATGCTCAGAAGAGATATTGATGATCTTCAAAAGCGCTATCAA GCAAGCGAACTTCGTTATAATGAGTTGATCACCCAAGTTCCTGAATCAACCAGGCCACTTCTAAGGCAGATAGAAGCAATGcag gaGACAACTGCCAGAAGAGCAGAAGCCTGGGCTGGTGTAGAGAGAGCCCTAAACTCTCGCTTGCAG GAGGCAGAAGCCAAAGCTGCGGCTGCAGAGGAAAGGGTGCGGGCACTGAATGAACGTCTATCCCAAagtctttctcggattacagttCTAGAAACCCAG ATCACATGTCTTAGAACAGAACAAACACAGCTGAGCCGGTCCCTTGAAAAGGAGAGGCAGAGGGCCTCTGAAAGCAGACAAGAATATCTAGCTGCAGTGGAGGAAGCTGCAACTCAAGAGGGTCGGGCCAAACAGCTTGAAGATGAAATTAAAGAGCTTagaagcaaacacaaaaaagaGCTGCAAGACGAAGTGACACACAAAGAACTTCTGGAAAAG GAgctagaaagagagagaaatgcgAGATTGGAACTGGAAAAAGCTGCTTCTCGTGAACTTCCTGTTGCTGCCAATCAAGACCCAC GTAATGTCCCCAGTCATAAGCTTTCAAGTGCTAAGAGTCTGAGTAGCATGGAAGAAAGTCTTTTCTTGCAAGCATCTTTGGACTCATCTGACAACTTTTTGTCTGAGAGGAGAATATCAGGGGAAACAAGCATGTCCCCTTATTTTCTGAAGAGCATGACTCCGAGTGCTTTTGAAGCAGCACTTCGTCAAAAGGATGGTGAAATTTCATCATATATGTCACGCTTG GCTTCGTTGGAATCGATTCGTGATTCTCTGGCTGAGGAACTGGTGAAGATGACAGAGCAG TGTGAAAAGCTGCAAGCAGAAGCAGCTGTTTTGCCTGGCTTACGAGCAGAGCTAGAAGCCTTAAGGCGAAGGCACTCATCAGCTCTGGAACTTATGGGCGAACGTGATGAAGAG
- the LOC103706849 gene encoding golgin candidate 5 isoform X1 — MAWLGKVSLGGFPDLAGAVTKLSESVKNIEKNFDSALGLEEKPEAKAEGSGAWEAASERKGLFDLGGFMGHIGDGSAPEASVEAESLVKEESSVKAETSVKDESSEYPSAYDSITNERLPTSTAETIASVEMEKEDSESKDENVDPHKVDISSNAPGELDEDRVDAKSDHSQAENNLSTARSIDVVDSVLTLQNIADAEVGTVNELQPGDSMLTSTDGLERIESNAPSTPNELHHIKDSQVNQDKHEMEPEQLVDKGSPDQADVLNNGQVSLETEFSSVIPVGMPKHETAEEQSEDHIPNSISSEQDPAVTPESISHDTDASSESVEMSFQGKDLETDEKKQSSSTTVNVPGSTDPLVETEKVKKEMKMMEAALQGAARQAQAKADEIARLMNENEQLKSTIDDLKRKSTEAEIDALREEYHQRVASLERKVYALTRERDTLRREHSRKSDAAALLKEKDEIINQVMAEGEELSKKQAAQEATIRKLRAQIREFEEEKQRLNSKLQVEESKVESIKRDKAATEKLLQETIERNQVELAAQKEFYTNALNAAKEAEALAEARANNEARIELESRLREASEREAMLVQTLEELRQTLSRTEQQAAFREEMLRRDIDDLQKRYQASELRYNELITQVPESTRPLLRQIEAMQETTARRAEAWAGVERALNSRLQEAEAKAAAAEERVRALNERLSQSLSRITVLETQITCLRTEQTQLSRSLEKERQRASESRQEYLAAVEEAATQEGRAKQLEDEIKELRSKHKKELQDEVTHKELLEKELERERNARLELEKAASRELPVAANQDPRKHTNPFVENGNVPSHKLSSAKSLSSMEESLFLQASLDSSDNFLSERRISGETSMSPYFLKSMTPSAFEAALRQKDGEISSYMSRLASLESIRDSLAEELVKMTEQCEKLQAEAAVLPGLRAELEALRRRHSSALELMGERDEELEELRADIVDLKEMYREQVDLLVNRIQMFSSSAGAS; from the exons ATGGCGTGGTTGGGGAAGGTCTCATTGGGAGGCTTCCCAGATCTTGCCGGGGCGGTGACGAAACTGAGCGAGAGTGTGAAGAACATCGAGAAGAATTTTGATAGCGCTCTTGGTTTGGAGGAGAAACCAGAAGCTAAAGCTGAAG GTTCGGGAGCATGGGAAGCAGCGTCAGAAAGGAAAGGGCTTTTTGATCTGGGGGGTTTTATGGGGCATATAGGAGATGGAAGTGCTCCTGAAGCATCAGTAGAAGCAGAATCCTTGGTAAAAGAAGAATCATCAGTAAAAGCTGAAACATCAGTGAAAGATGAATCTTCAGAATATCCTTCAGCTTATGATAGTATTACTAATGAACGATTACCTACATCTACGGCGGAAACAATTGCTTCTGTTGAGATGGAAAAAGAAGATTCTGAAAGCAAGGATGAAAATGTTGATCCTCATAAAGTAGATATTTCATCTAATGCACCTGGAGAACTTGATGAAGACAGAGTTGATGCTAAATCAGATCATTCACAAGCTGAGAACAATTTATCTACTGCTAGGAGTATTGATGTAGTAGATTCTGTTCTTACATTACAGAATATAGCAGATGCTGAGGTGGGAACCGTCAATGAATTACAGCCAGGAGATTCCATGCTAACAAGCACAGATGGCTTAGAACGAATTGAGAGCAATGCCCCATCTACACCAAATGAGTTGCATCATATAAAGGATTCACAGGTAAATCAAGACAAACATGAGATGGAACCTGAACAACTTGTTGATAAAGGTTCTCCTGATCAGGCTGATGTTTTAAATAATGGGCAAGTGAGCCTTGAAACAGAGTTTTCAAGTGTGATACCAGTTGGTATGCCAAAGCATGAAACTGCTGAAGAACAATCTGAGGATCACATTCCAAATTCTATCAGCTCTGAGCAGGATCCAGCAGTAACTCCTGAATCTATATCTCATGATACCGATGCATCTAGTGAGTCAGTGGAAATGAGCTTCCAAGGGAAGGATCTTGAAACTGATGAGAAGAAGCAGTCATCGAGCACAACAGTGAATGTACCAGGTTCCACAGATCCTTTAGTTGAAACAGAGAAGGTGAAAAAGGAAATGAAAATGATGGAAGCTGCATTGCAAGGTGCTGCTAGGCAAGCCCAG GCCAAAGCTGATGAAATTGCAAGACTTATGAATGAGAATGAACAGTTAAAATCTACCATTGATGATCTGAAG AGAAAATCCACAGAAGCAGAAATCGATGCATTACGAGAGGAATATCATCAAAGGGTGGCATCTCTTGAAAGGAAG GTTTATGCTCTCACCAGGGAAAGGGATACGTTAAGGAGAGAACATAGTAGAAAAAGTGATGCAGCTGCTCTTCTGAAAGAGAAAGATGAGATAATCAATCAAGTTATGGCTGAAG GTGAAGAACTATCTAAAAAGCAAGCTGCCCAAGAAGCAACTATCAGGAAACTAAGGGCACAG ATCAGGGAGTTTGAGGAAGAAAAGCAAAGGCTCAACTCAAAGCTTCAG GTTGAGGAGTCAAAAGTGGAGAGTATTAAAAGAGACAAGGCAGCAACTGAAAAGTTGCTGCAAGAAACCATAGAGAGAAATCAAGTGGAACTTGCTGCTCAGAAAGAATTTTATACCAATGCACTTAACGCAGCCAAGGAGGCTGAAGCATTAGCAGAGGCACGGGCCAACAATGAAGCCAGAATAGAGCTCGAGAGTCGCTTGAGAGAAGCTAGTGAACGGGAAGCTATGCTGGTTCAAACACTTGAGGAGCTGAGGCAAACTCTGAGCAGAACAGAGCAACAG GCAGCTTTCAGAGAAGAAATGCTCAGAAGAGATATTGATGATCTTCAAAAGCGCTATCAA GCAAGCGAACTTCGTTATAATGAGTTGATCACCCAAGTTCCTGAATCAACCAGGCCACTTCTAAGGCAGATAGAAGCAATGcag gaGACAACTGCCAGAAGAGCAGAAGCCTGGGCTGGTGTAGAGAGAGCCCTAAACTCTCGCTTGCAG GAGGCAGAAGCCAAAGCTGCGGCTGCAGAGGAAAGGGTGCGGGCACTGAATGAACGTCTATCCCAAagtctttctcggattacagttCTAGAAACCCAG ATCACATGTCTTAGAACAGAACAAACACAGCTGAGCCGGTCCCTTGAAAAGGAGAGGCAGAGGGCCTCTGAAAGCAGACAAGAATATCTAGCTGCAGTGGAGGAAGCTGCAACTCAAGAGGGTCGGGCCAAACAGCTTGAAGATGAAATTAAAGAGCTTagaagcaaacacaaaaaagaGCTGCAAGACGAAGTGACACACAAAGAACTTCTGGAAAAG GAgctagaaagagagagaaatgcgAGATTGGAACTGGAAAAAGCTGCTTCTCGTGAACTTCCTGTTGCTGCCAATCAAGACCCACGTAAACACACTAACCCTTTTGTTGAAAATG GTAATGTCCCCAGTCATAAGCTTTCAAGTGCTAAGAGTCTGAGTAGCATGGAAGAAAGTCTTTTCTTGCAAGCATCTTTGGACTCATCTGACAACTTTTTGTCTGAGAGGAGAATATCAGGGGAAACAAGCATGTCCCCTTATTTTCTGAAGAGCATGACTCCGAGTGCTTTTGAAGCAGCACTTCGTCAAAAGGATGGTGAAATTTCATCATATATGTCACGCTTG GCTTCGTTGGAATCGATTCGTGATTCTCTGGCTGAGGAACTGGTGAAGATGACAGAGCAG TGTGAAAAGCTGCAAGCAGAAGCAGCTGTTTTGCCTGGCTTACGAGCAGAGCTAGAAGCCTTAAGGCGAAGGCACTCATCAGCTCTGGAACTTATGGGCGAACGTGATGAAGAG